One Cryptomeria japonica chromosome 9, Sugi_1.0, whole genome shotgun sequence genomic window carries:
- the LOC131858243 gene encoding protein DMP3-like, producing the protein MSIEEGKSESATSSSTETTTTKVVNSTLSSASNITKILPTGILFEFQALSNLLYDNGDCKTSNKVLVGIAVGILGIACLVFSLVDTFTDSSTGKVHYGIATLNVLVTGSKVKPSNESNYKLKLKDLLHAILAVVVFSVMALTDQNIVQCLYPSPESNIEKMYKVLPVVVSAVSSAILVLFTCKRQGISSPVSTTTTKTT; encoded by the coding sequence ATGTCCATCGAGGAAGGAAAGAGCGAATCTGCTACATCTTCTTCAACCGAGACAACAACTACCAAGGTCGTGAATTCCACATTATCCTCTGCATCAAACATTACAAAGATATTACCCACTGGAATATTGTTTGAATTTCAGGCTCTCTCAAACCTTCTTTACGACAATGGAGACTGTAAAACATCCAACAAGGTTCTGGTTGGAATAGCTGTGGGAATTCTTGGGATTGCGTGTTTAGTTTTTTCATTGGTAGACACCTTCACTGATTCATCCACAGGCAAAGTGCACTATGGGATTGCTACCTTAAATGTTTTGGTCACTGGTAGTAAAGTGAAGCCTTCTAATGAATCAAACTATAAGCTTAAATTGAAGGACTTGTTACATGCAATTTTGGCAGTTGTGGTGTTTAGTGTGATGGCCCTAACAGACCAAAACATTGTGCAGTGTCTGTATCCCTCTCCTGAAAGCAATATAGAGAAGATGTATAAGGTTCTCCCTGTTGTTGTGAGTGCAGTGAGCAGTGCGATATTAGTTTTGTTTACCTGCAAACGCCAAGGAATCAGCAGTCCGGTTAGCACTACAACTACTAAAACAACATGA